The following coding sequences lie in one Mycobacterium sp. Z3061 genomic window:
- a CDS encoding TetR/AcrR family transcriptional regulator, with the protein MVRPAQTARSERTREALRQAAVVRFLAQGVEDTSAEQIAADAGVSLRTFYRHFSSKHDLLFADYTGLNWFRAALDARPVDEAVIDSVQAAVFAFPYDVEAVTKIATLRGGELDPGRIVRHIRDVQADLADVIQEQLLRRGGTNGQPGDARLRSTVIARCIAAAIFGAMEAWMLGADRSLGELARMSHVALESLRSGLSDCWATWATGQVSS; encoded by the coding sequence ATGGTCAGGCCGGCTCAGACGGCGCGCAGCGAACGTACGCGGGAGGCGCTGCGTCAGGCGGCGGTGGTGCGATTCCTGGCCCAGGGCGTGGAGGACACGTCGGCCGAGCAGATCGCTGCCGATGCCGGAGTGTCGCTGCGGACCTTCTACCGCCACTTCAGCTCCAAGCACGACCTGTTGTTCGCCGACTACACCGGATTGAACTGGTTCCGGGCCGCGCTGGACGCCCGTCCCGTCGACGAGGCGGTGATCGACTCGGTGCAGGCGGCGGTCTTCGCTTTCCCCTACGACGTCGAAGCCGTCACCAAGATCGCGACGTTGCGCGGCGGCGAACTGGATCCCGGCCGCATCGTCCGGCATATCCGTGACGTCCAGGCCGACCTGGCGGACGTCATCCAGGAACAGCTACTCCGCCGCGGCGGCACCAATGGTCAGCCGGGCGATGCGAGGTTGCGCAGCACGGTGATCGCGCGGTGCATCGCGGCGGCGATCTTCGGGGCCATGGAGGCCTGGATGCTGGGTGCCGACCGATCGCTCGGCGAGCTCGCCAGGATGAGTCACGTGGCTCTGGAGTCGCTGCGGTCCGGGCTGAGCGACTGCTGGGCCACCTGGGCGACCGGTCAAGTTTCGTCATAA
- a CDS encoding GGDEF domain-containing protein — protein sequence MGRLGVWWRQPDHFDHLASLLQSRGMAGRTRATIALIGASLAVLILATIWSETGPRGPAQLVCALAAAAGAALGALLWTLRWPTRAQAVGFSVLSSSAIGLAAMAQSDPLVAILACTILATMAGYIAVFHGPPLMLFNLAIAALAGAVQAMRISVGSGVVSALCAYTVVLTLNLSVPFGIQAVAQMLGVDAMRAERDQLTGLLNRRAFHRRASRHLQRDPALRDQLVVTVIDLDRFKQLNDRHGHSTGDAALVAVARALRECTDDTALLARVGGEEFVIADVCDPDEVRLRAQRLCDAIAALPFELTASVGTAVIDRQPGFALDARTSLDELICAADAAMYVAKRRGGNQTWHHESDYRSDGVSA from the coding sequence ATGGGGAGGCTCGGCGTGTGGTGGCGGCAGCCTGATCACTTCGATCACCTGGCGTCACTGTTGCAGTCCCGCGGTATGGCAGGCCGGACCCGCGCCACGATCGCGCTGATCGGCGCCTCGCTGGCCGTCCTCATCCTGGCGACGATCTGGAGTGAGACCGGACCCCGCGGGCCTGCGCAGCTGGTCTGTGCGCTCGCCGCGGCCGCCGGAGCCGCGCTGGGCGCGCTGCTGTGGACGCTGCGCTGGCCCACCCGCGCGCAGGCCGTGGGGTTCTCGGTGCTCTCCTCGTCCGCCATCGGGCTGGCCGCGATGGCGCAGAGCGATCCCCTGGTGGCCATCCTCGCGTGCACGATCCTGGCAACGATGGCCGGATACATCGCGGTGTTCCACGGGCCGCCGCTGATGCTCTTCAACCTCGCCATCGCAGCGCTGGCGGGAGCGGTACAGGCTATGCGCATCTCGGTCGGATCGGGCGTGGTCAGCGCGCTCTGCGCCTACACCGTCGTCCTGACGCTGAACCTCTCGGTGCCGTTCGGCATCCAGGCGGTGGCCCAGATGCTCGGCGTCGACGCCATGCGGGCCGAGCGGGACCAGCTCACCGGGTTGCTCAACCGTCGGGCGTTCCACCGGCGCGCATCGCGGCATCTGCAGCGCGACCCGGCCCTGCGGGATCAACTGGTGGTGACCGTGATCGACCTCGACCGCTTCAAGCAGCTCAACGATCGGCACGGCCACAGCACCGGCGACGCCGCGCTGGTGGCGGTTGCGCGGGCGCTGCGGGAGTGCACCGACGACACCGCACTGCTGGCCCGGGTGGGTGGAGAGGAGTTCGTCATCGCCGACGTCTGCGACCCCGACGAGGTCCGCCTGCGGGCGCAGCGGCTGTGCGACGCCATCGCCGCGCTGCCGTTCGAGCTCACGGCCAGCGTCGGCACCGCCGTGATCGATCGTCAGCCGGGCTTTGCACTCGACGCTCGCACCTCACTCGACGAACTGATCTGCGCGGCCGACGCCGCGATGTACGTAGCGAAACGCCGCGGCGGCAACCAGACCTGGCACCACGAGAGCGATTACCGCAGCGACGGGGTCAGCGCCTAG
- a CDS encoding MBL fold metallo-hydrolase — protein MQVTSVGHAGFLIQTRAGNILCDPWVNPAYFGSWFPFPDNSGLDWDALGGCDYLYVSHLHKDHFDAALLDAHVNKDAVVLLPDFPVPDLRHEFEKLGFHRFFETTDSVSHQVSGPKGDLDIMIIALRAPADGPIGDSALVVSDGETTVFNMNDARPVDLDVLAADFGHIDVHLLQYSGAIWYPMVYDMPARAKEAFATQKRQRGMDRARQYISQVGATWVVPSAGPPAFLDPDLRQLNDDRHDPANIFPDQMVFLDQMRRHGHDRGLLMMPGSVADFTGPQLNSLQHPLPTEEVEAIFTTGKADYIADYAARMAPVLAAEKAGWAPATGEPLLEPLRALFEPIMLQSNEICDGIGYPVELVIGPETVILDFPKRAVREAIPDEKFRYGFEIAPELVRTVLRDNEPDWVNTIFLSTRFWAWRVGGYNEYLYTFFKCLTDERIAYADGWFAESHDDSASITLDGWEIQRRCPHLKADLSKFGVVEGNTLTCNLHGWQWRLEDGRCLTTRGHELRSSRA, from the coding sequence GTGCAGGTTACCAGCGTCGGCCACGCCGGCTTTCTGATCCAGACCCGGGCGGGCAACATCCTGTGCGACCCCTGGGTGAACCCCGCCTACTTCGGGTCGTGGTTCCCGTTCCCGGACAATAGCGGCCTGGACTGGGACGCCTTGGGGGGCTGTGACTACCTGTACGTCTCGCACCTGCACAAGGACCACTTCGACGCCGCGCTGCTGGATGCCCACGTCAACAAGGACGCGGTGGTGCTGCTGCCCGACTTCCCGGTGCCGGATCTGCGGCACGAGTTCGAGAAGTTGGGATTCCACCGGTTCTTCGAGACGACGGACTCGGTGTCTCACCAGGTGTCCGGGCCCAAGGGCGACCTCGACATCATGATCATCGCGCTGCGGGCACCGGCTGACGGCCCGATCGGTGACTCGGCGCTGGTGGTCTCCGACGGGGAGACCACGGTGTTCAACATGAACGACGCGCGTCCGGTCGACCTGGACGTGCTCGCCGCCGACTTCGGCCACATCGACGTCCACCTGCTGCAGTACTCGGGTGCGATCTGGTACCCGATGGTCTACGACATGCCGGCCCGCGCCAAGGAGGCGTTCGCCACCCAGAAGCGCCAGCGGGGCATGGACCGGGCGCGGCAGTACATCTCGCAGGTGGGCGCGACGTGGGTGGTGCCGTCGGCCGGCCCGCCGGCCTTCCTGGACCCCGACCTGCGTCAGCTCAACGACGACCGCCACGACCCAGCCAACATCTTCCCCGATCAGATGGTGTTCCTGGACCAGATGCGCCGCCACGGCCACGACCGCGGCCTGCTGATGATGCCCGGGTCCGTCGCCGATTTCACCGGCCCGCAACTCAATTCGCTGCAGCACCCGCTGCCCACCGAAGAGGTGGAGGCGATCTTCACCACCGGCAAAGCCGACTACATCGCCGACTATGCAGCGCGGATGGCCCCGGTGCTGGCCGCCGAGAAAGCCGGCTGGGCGCCTGCCACCGGCGAGCCGCTGCTGGAGCCGTTGCGGGCGCTGTTCGAGCCGATCATGTTGCAGAGCAACGAGATCTGTGACGGCATCGGGTATCCGGTGGAACTGGTGATCGGTCCGGAGACAGTGATCTTGGACTTTCCCAAACGGGCGGTGCGGGAGGCCATCCCGGACGAGAAGTTCCGCTACGGGTTCGAGATCGCGCCGGAGCTGGTGCGCACGGTGCTGCGCGACAACGAGCCGGACTGGGTCAACACCATCTTCCTGTCGACCCGGTTCTGGGCCTGGCGCGTCGGTGGCTACAACGAATACCTGTACACGTTCTTCAAGTGCCTGACCGACGAACGGATCGCCTACGCCGACGGTTGGTTCGCGGAGAGCCACGATGATTCGGCCTCGATCACGCTGGACGGCTGGGAGATTCAGCGGCGTTGCCCCCACCTCAAGGCCGATCTGTCGAAATTCGGTGTGGTCGAAGGCAATACGCTGACGTGCAACCTACATGGCTGGCAATGGCGACTGGAGGATGGACGCTGCCTGACTACCCGTGGCCACGAGTTGCGGAGCAGCCGGGCATGA
- a CDS encoding DUF2834 domain-containing protein, whose product MVSLIAHAVLGIAVVFWIVSSNRQVYARPAVGPAFSPLEVVYYVVGIASIALGWYFNIRFVQEYAHMGVHNPLWGPGSWTQYIQLMFTNPAAGSASQDYTIANVILLPLFSITDGYRRGFKRPWLFFVSSLFTSFAFAFAFYFATIERQHRHERATAVPAPKVAA is encoded by the coding sequence ATGGTGTCTCTCATCGCGCACGCCGTCCTCGGTATCGCCGTCGTCTTCTGGATCGTCTCCTCCAACCGGCAGGTTTATGCGCGGCCGGCCGTAGGGCCGGCGTTCTCACCGCTGGAAGTCGTGTACTACGTCGTCGGCATCGCGTCGATCGCGCTCGGCTGGTACTTCAACATCCGCTTCGTGCAGGAGTACGCCCACATGGGCGTACACAACCCGCTCTGGGGTCCGGGTAGCTGGACGCAGTACATCCAGCTGATGTTCACCAACCCGGCCGCCGGCTCGGCCAGCCAGGACTACACGATCGCCAACGTGATCCTGTTGCCGCTGTTCTCCATCACCGACGGCTACCGGCGCGGTTTCAAGCGGCCGTGGCTGTTCTTCGTCAGCAGCCTGTTCACCAGCTTCGCGTTCGCATTCGCGTTCTACTTCGCCACCATCGAGCGCCAGCACCGGCACGAACGGGCCACCGCCGTACCGGCGCCGAAGGTTGCGGCCTGA
- a CDS encoding histidine phosphatase family protein gives MSGRLVLVRHGQSFGNVERRLDTLPPGAALTPLGRDQARAFARGGHSRPAILAHSVAVRASQTAAVIATELDLPAQEVAGIHEVQVGELENRNDDEAVAEFQSIYKRWHLGERDVALPGGETANDVLERYVPVLTELRMRYLDDDRFDGDIVVVSHGAAIRLAAAVLAGVDGAFVLDNPLDNAESVALAPITDGRWSCVRWGALTPPFYPEPGPMDPAKDAGKDPVASSTDPMR, from the coding sequence ATGAGCGGCCGGTTGGTGTTGGTGCGGCACGGGCAATCCTTCGGCAACGTCGAACGCCGGTTGGACACCCTGCCGCCCGGAGCGGCCCTGACGCCGCTGGGTCGTGATCAGGCACGGGCGTTCGCCCGGGGCGGGCACAGTCGCCCGGCCATCCTGGCGCACTCCGTGGCCGTCCGCGCGTCGCAAACGGCGGCCGTCATCGCCACGGAACTCGATCTTCCGGCGCAGGAGGTGGCCGGCATCCACGAGGTGCAGGTCGGTGAGCTGGAAAACCGCAACGACGACGAGGCGGTCGCCGAGTTCCAGTCCATCTACAAGCGGTGGCACCTCGGCGAAAGGGATGTGGCGCTACCCGGCGGTGAGACCGCCAACGACGTCTTGGAGCGATACGTGCCCGTGCTCACCGAGCTGCGCATGCGCTACCTGGACGACGATCGCTTCGACGGCGACATCGTGGTGGTCAGCCACGGCGCTGCGATCCGGCTTGCGGCGGCGGTGCTGGCGGGAGTGGACGGCGCCTTCGTGCTGGACAACCCCTTGGACAACGCCGAATCGGTGGCGCTTGCCCCGATCACCGACGGGCGGTGGAGTTGTGTGCGCTGGGGTGCGTTGACGCCGCCGTTCTACCCGGAACCCGGGCCCATGGACCCGGCGAAGGACGCCGGGAAAGACCCAGTCGCGTCAAGCACCGATCCCATGCGCTGA
- a CDS encoding phosphotransferase, whose protein sequence is MSFPLSPPPVPGLVRRLAAGRRVRAVWRNELGDLTFRVADGAEFIKVGGVHSPDFTSEVRRLRWAAPYLPVPAVVDFGVDEGAAWLRTAGLPGVSAVHPRWQADPATAVAAIAVGLRTMHDRLPVTSCPFDWSVAARLPVLHPAHRANLGDPPPIDRLVVCHGDACAPNTLIDDVGRYCGHVDLGELGVADRWADLAVATLSLGWNYPGRNWEAEFFAAYGVDPDPLRIDYYRRLWEDPDL, encoded by the coding sequence TTGTCCTTTCCGTTGTCGCCGCCACCGGTCCCCGGGTTGGTGCGCCGACTCGCGGCCGGTCGGCGGGTCCGCGCGGTGTGGCGCAACGAGCTCGGCGACCTCACCTTCCGGGTGGCTGACGGCGCCGAGTTCATCAAAGTGGGTGGTGTCCACTCGCCCGATTTCACCAGCGAGGTGCGGCGGTTGCGCTGGGCCGCGCCCTACCTCCCGGTGCCGGCCGTGGTCGATTTCGGGGTCGACGAGGGTGCCGCCTGGCTGCGCACCGCCGGGCTGCCCGGGGTGTCCGCCGTGCACCCGCGCTGGCAGGCCGACCCCGCCACCGCGGTCGCCGCGATCGCTGTGGGGTTGCGCACAATGCACGACCGCCTGCCGGTTACCTCGTGCCCGTTCGACTGGTCGGTGGCCGCCCGGCTGCCGGTGCTCCATCCCGCGCACCGGGCCAACCTCGGGGATCCGCCGCCGATCGACCGGCTGGTGGTCTGCCACGGTGACGCCTGCGCCCCCAACACCCTGATCGACGACGTCGGCCGCTATTGCGGGCATGTGGACCTGGGCGAACTCGGCGTCGCCGACCGATGGGCCGACCTGGCCGTGGCAACGCTGTCGCTGGGCTGGAACTACCCCGGCCGGAACTGGGAGGCGGAGTTCTTCGCCGCCTACGGCGTCGACCCGGACCCCCTGCGCATCGACTACTACCGGCGCTTGTGGGAGGACCCGGACCTCTGA
- a CDS encoding septum formation family protein, producing MDPMLDAPEKEPAPEPAADEAAESSAAGEPQAADASEPSSEGFRWPRSLQASATRRGLLLTALGGLLIAGLVTALPAVGTGPGRLAGFIDSNPVPSTGTKGNAAFARATSGDCLNWPDGTPESASIVNCADDHRFEVAESVDMRTFPGSEYGPSAAPPSPARIQQINAEQCDPAVRRYLGPKFDPNSKFTVSMLWSGDRAWRQNGERRMLCGLQLPGPSNEQVAFKGKIADIDQSKVWPAGTCLGIDPTTNQPVDVPVDCSAPHAMEVTGTVNLAEKFPNALPPEAEQDGFIKDACTKMTDAYLAPIKLRTTTLTLIYPTISLPSWSAGSREVACNIGATLGNGGWATLLNSAKGPLLINGQAPVPPPDIPQERLTLPQIPVQLPAQQPQQQQPQQQTPATPPGDQHLPNQQPVVTPTRAPSSPASQAPSATQPTQAPPPADGGAPAPAQAPEGAPANEPPPS from the coding sequence ATGGACCCGATGTTGGACGCGCCCGAGAAAGAACCGGCACCCGAGCCTGCCGCCGACGAAGCGGCAGAGTCGTCGGCTGCCGGGGAACCGCAGGCGGCCGACGCGTCCGAGCCGTCGTCGGAGGGTTTCCGCTGGCCGCGCTCTCTGCAGGCCTCCGCAACCAGGCGTGGCCTGCTGCTCACCGCTCTGGGTGGCCTGCTGATCGCCGGCCTGGTGACCGCGCTGCCCGCCGTGGGTACCGGGCCCGGACGGTTGGCCGGGTTCATCGACAGCAACCCGGTGCCCAGCACCGGAACCAAGGGCAACGCCGCGTTCGCCCGCGCCACCAGTGGCGACTGCCTGAATTGGCCGGACGGCACGCCGGAGTCGGCCAGCATCGTGAACTGCGCCGACGACCACCGCTTCGAGGTCGCCGAGTCCGTCGACATGCGCACCTTCCCCGGCTCGGAGTACGGCCCCAGTGCCGCGCCCCCGTCGCCGGCCCGCATCCAGCAGATCAACGCCGAGCAGTGCGATCCGGCCGTGCGCCGGTATCTCGGCCCGAAGTTCGACCCCAACAGCAAGTTCACCGTCAGCATGCTGTGGTCGGGCGACCGGGCCTGGCGCCAGAACGGCGAGCGCCGCATGCTCTGCGGCCTGCAGTTGCCCGGCCCCAGCAACGAACAGGTGGCCTTCAAGGGCAAGATCGCCGACATAGACCAGTCCAAAGTCTGGCCGGCGGGCACCTGCCTGGGCATCGATCCGACCACCAACCAGCCGGTCGATGTGCCGGTGGACTGCTCGGCCCCGCATGCCATGGAGGTCACCGGCACGGTCAACCTGGCCGAGAAGTTCCCCAACGCGCTGCCCCCGGAGGCCGAGCAGGACGGTTTCATCAAGGACGCCTGCACGAAGATGACGGACGCCTACCTCGCGCCCATCAAGCTGCGGACGACCACGCTGACCCTGATCTACCCCACGATCTCGCTGCCCAGTTGGTCGGCGGGCAGCCGCGAGGTCGCATGCAACATCGGCGCCACCCTGGGCAACGGGGGCTGGGCCACGCTGCTCAACAGCGCAAAGGGGCCGTTGCTGATCAACGGCCAGGCGCCGGTCCCCCCACCTGACATCCCGCAGGAGCGGCTCACGCTCCCGCAGATCCCGGTGCAGCTGCCCGCCCAGCAGCCGCAGCAGCAACAACCTCAGCAGCAGACGCCGGCGACCCCGCCCGGCGATCAGCACCTGCCCAACCAACAGCCGGTGGTGACGCCCACGCGCGCACCCTCGTCCCCGGCGAGCCAGGCGCCTTCGGCAACCCAGCCGACCCAGGCGCCGCCGCCGGCTGACGGCGGTGCCCCGGCACCGGCGCAGGCGCCCGAAGGTGCGCCGGCCAACGAGCCACCACCGAGTTAG
- a CDS encoding 1-acyl-sn-glycerol-3-phosphate acyltransferase: MEPAYGTAITLARMIFRLQGLKITVTGVENLPTSGGAVVAINHTGYLDFTLAGLPAYKQGLGRKVRFMAKQEVFDHKISGPLMRSFRHIPVDRDSGAASYAAAVDNLKAGELVGVYPEATISRSFEIKEFKTGAARMAIEAGVPIVPHIVWGAQRIWTKGHPKKIFRPKVPIQVIVGEPIEPTLSTNELTTLLHSRMQHLLIRAQEQYGPHPAGEFWVPRRLGGGAPSLAEAARMDAEEAAAKAARRAERAHPTGAAEQ; encoded by the coding sequence GTGGAACCTGCATACGGCACCGCCATCACCCTCGCCCGAATGATCTTCCGCCTGCAGGGTCTCAAGATCACCGTGACCGGCGTGGAGAACTTGCCGACAAGTGGTGGCGCCGTCGTCGCAATCAACCACACGGGTTATCTCGACTTCACCCTGGCGGGTTTGCCGGCCTACAAGCAGGGCCTGGGCCGCAAAGTGCGATTCATGGCCAAGCAGGAGGTGTTCGACCACAAGATCTCGGGCCCGCTGATGCGGTCCTTCCGGCATATCCCGGTGGACCGGGACAGCGGCGCCGCGTCGTACGCGGCCGCCGTGGATAACCTCAAGGCCGGTGAGCTGGTGGGTGTGTACCCAGAGGCGACGATCAGCCGCAGCTTCGAGATCAAGGAATTCAAGACCGGCGCCGCGCGGATGGCGATCGAAGCCGGCGTGCCGATCGTTCCGCACATCGTCTGGGGCGCTCAGCGGATCTGGACCAAGGGCCACCCCAAGAAGATCTTCCGGCCCAAGGTGCCGATTCAGGTGATCGTCGGTGAGCCGATCGAACCGACGTTGTCCACCAACGAACTGACCACGCTGTTGCACTCCCGGATGCAGCACCTGCTGATTCGCGCTCAGGAGCAGTACGGGCCGCACCCGGCCGGGGAATTCTGGGTGCCGCGGCGGCTGGGCGGCGGTGCGCCGTCGCTGGCCGAGGCGGCCCGTATGGACGCGGAGGAGGCGGCGGCCAAGGCGGCGCGTCGCGCGGAGCGAGCCCACCCCACCGGGGCCGCGGAGCAGTGA
- a CDS encoding NAD(P)/FAD-dependent oxidoreductase gives MSETGNEFDAIVIGAGHNGLTAAVLLQRAGLRTVCLDGKLYAGGMASTVELFDGYHFEIAGSVQFPTSAEVISELGLDALPTVDLEVMSVALRGVGDDPLVQYSDPMKMFAHLNEVHGADAVAGMGGLLMWAQAPTRALGRFEAGTLPKTFDEMYACATNEFERSAIDDMLFGSVTDVLDRYFPDREKHGAIRGSMTVLAVNTLYRGPSTPGSAAALAFGLGIPEGDFVQMKKLRGGIGALTAHLAQVLEDNGGEVRLRSKVTEILVADGKVAGVRTEGGETLTAPIVVSSVAPDVTVNDLIDPSVLPADIRERYGRIDHRGSYLQMHFALEEAPQFTAPYEALNDPTMQASIGIFCTPEEVQQQWEDCRRGIVPADPTLVLQIPSVHDPDLAPEGKHAASAFALWFPIEGGADYGQAKVEMGQRVIDKITRLAPNFERSIIRHTTFTPKHMGVMFGAPGGDYCHGLLSSDQIGQNRPGPKGYIGQPIPVQGLYLGSAGCHGGPGITFTPGYNAGRAALEDR, from the coding sequence ATGTCTGAAACTGGGAACGAGTTCGACGCGATCGTCATCGGAGCGGGCCATAACGGGTTGACCGCGGCGGTGCTGCTGCAACGGGCGGGTCTGCGGACCGTCTGCCTGGACGGCAAGCTCTACGCGGGCGGCATGGCCTCCACCGTGGAACTGTTCGACGGCTACCACTTCGAGATCGCCGGCTCGGTGCAGTTCCCCACCTCGGCGGAGGTCATCAGCGAACTCGGCCTGGACGCGCTGCCGACGGTGGACCTCGAGGTGATGTCGGTGGCGCTGCGCGGAGTCGGCGACGATCCGCTGGTCCAGTACAGCGACCCGATGAAGATGTTCGCCCACCTCAACGAGGTGCACGGCGCAGATGCGGTGGCCGGGATGGGCGGTCTGCTGATGTGGGCCCAGGCACCCACCCGAGCGCTGGGCCGCTTCGAGGCGGGGACGCTGCCCAAGACCTTCGACGAGATGTATGCCTGCGCCACCAACGAATTCGAGCGCTCCGCGATCGACGACATGCTGTTCGGCTCGGTCACCGACGTGCTGGACCGCTACTTCCCGGACCGCGAGAAGCACGGCGCGATACGGGGATCGATGACGGTGCTGGCCGTCAACACCCTCTACCGCGGTCCGTCCACGCCCGGTAGCGCCGCCGCGCTTGCGTTCGGGCTCGGCATCCCCGAAGGCGACTTCGTCCAGATGAAGAAGCTGCGCGGCGGCATCGGCGCGCTGACCGCGCATCTGGCTCAGGTGCTGGAGGACAACGGCGGCGAGGTGCGGTTGCGGTCCAAGGTCACCGAGATTTTGGTGGCCGACGGCAAGGTGGCCGGGGTGCGCACCGAGGGCGGGGAGACCCTGACCGCTCCGATCGTCGTCTCCTCCGTGGCGCCCGACGTCACGGTCAACGACCTGATCGATCCGTCGGTGTTGCCCGCCGACATCCGGGAACGCTACGGCCGCATCGACCACCGCGGCAGCTACCTGCAGATGCACTTCGCGCTGGAGGAGGCGCCGCAGTTCACCGCTCCCTACGAGGCACTCAACGACCCGACCATGCAGGCGTCGATCGGCATCTTCTGCACACCGGAGGAAGTCCAGCAGCAGTGGGAGGACTGCCGCCGCGGCATCGTGCCGGCGGACCCGACGCTGGTGCTGCAGATCCCGTCGGTGCACGATCCGGACCTCGCGCCCGAGGGCAAGCACGCCGCATCAGCGTTCGCGCTGTGGTTCCCCATCGAAGGGGGCGCCGACTACGGTCAGGCCAAAGTCGAGATGGGGCAACGGGTCATCGACAAGATCACCCGGCTGGCGCCGAATTTCGAGCGCAGCATCATCCGGCACACCACCTTCACGCCCAAGCACATGGGCGTGATGTTCGGCGCCCCCGGCGGTGACTACTGCCACGGCCTGCTCAGCTCCGATCAGATCGGGCAGAATCGGCCGGGCCCCAAAGGCTATATCGGACAGCCGATTCCGGTGCAGGGTCTGTATCTGGGCAGTGCCGGATGTCACGGTGGCCCGGGAATCACGTTCACCCCGGGATACAACGCCGGGCGCGCGGCGCTGGAAGACCGCTAG
- the serS gene encoding serine--tRNA ligase, which produces MIDLKLLREEPDAVRRSQLSRGEDPALVDALLTADTARRAAISAADSLRAEQKTASRSVGKASPEERPALLQRAKDLAEQVKAAEADQAAAEAAFTASHMAISNVIIEGVPAGGEDDYAVLEIVGEPPTLPDPKDHLELGESLGLIDMQRGAKVSGSRFYFLTGRGALLQLGLLQLALRVAVENGFIPMIPPVLVRPEVMAGTGFLGAHADEVYRLEADDLYLVGTSEVPLAGYHSGEILDLAGGPLRYAGWSSCFRREAGSYGKDTRGIIRVHQFDKVEGFVYSRPEEAEAEHQRLLGWQREMLGLIEVPYRVIDVAAGDLGSSAARKFDCEAWVPTQATYRELTSTSNCTTFQARRLATRYRDANGKPQTAATLNGTLATTRWLVSILENHQQPDGSVRVPAALAPFVGTELLEPAG; this is translated from the coding sequence GTGATCGACCTCAAGCTCCTCCGGGAGGAGCCCGATGCCGTACGACGCTCGCAACTCAGCCGCGGTGAGGACCCGGCCCTGGTAGACGCGTTGTTGACCGCGGACACGGCGCGCCGCGCGGCGATCTCGGCCGCCGATTCGCTGCGTGCCGAACAGAAGACCGCCAGCAGGAGCGTGGGCAAGGCCTCCCCGGAGGAGCGCCCGGCGCTGTTGCAGCGCGCCAAGGACCTCGCCGAGCAGGTCAAAGCCGCCGAGGCGGACCAGGCCGCGGCCGAGGCGGCGTTCACCGCGTCGCACATGGCGATTTCCAACGTCATCATCGAGGGGGTCCCGGCCGGGGGAGAGGACGACTACGCCGTCCTGGAAATCGTCGGTGAGCCGCCCACGCTTCCCGACCCGAAGGACCACCTGGAGCTCGGCGAATCGCTGGGCTTGATCGACATGCAGCGCGGCGCCAAGGTGTCGGGTTCCCGGTTCTACTTCCTGACCGGCCGCGGAGCGCTCCTGCAGTTGGGACTGCTGCAGCTGGCGCTGCGGGTGGCCGTGGAGAACGGTTTCATCCCGATGATCCCGCCGGTCTTGGTGCGCCCCGAGGTGATGGCGGGCACCGGCTTCCTGGGCGCTCACGCCGACGAGGTGTACCGGCTCGAGGCGGACGACCTGTACCTGGTCGGCACTTCGGAGGTGCCGCTCGCCGGCTATCACTCGGGCGAAATCCTGGACCTGGCGGGCGGGCCGCTGCGGTACGCCGGCTGGTCGTCGTGCTTCCGCCGCGAAGCGGGGAGTTACGGCAAGGACACCCGCGGCATCATCCGGGTACACCAGTTCGACAAGGTGGAGGGCTTCGTCTACAGCCGGCCGGAGGAGGCCGAGGCCGAACATCAACGGCTGCTGGGCTGGCAGCGCGAAATGCTGGGGCTGATCGAGGTGCCGTACCGGGTGATCGATGTGGCCGCGGGCGACCTCGGCTCGTCGGCCGCGCGCAAGTTCGACTGCGAAGCCTGGGTGCCGACCCAGGCGACGTATCGCGAGCTGACCTCTACGTCGAACTGCACCACCTTCCAGGCACGCCGACTGGCCACGCGATACCGGGACGCCAACGGCAAGCCGCAGACCGCGGCCACGCTGAACGGGACGCTGGCCACCACGCGATGGCTGGTGTCGATCCTGGAGAACCACCAACAGCCCGACGGCAGCGTGCGCGTTCCGGCCGCGCTGGCGCCGTTCGTGGGCACCGAGTTACTGGAACCGGCCGGCTGA